One stretch of Lacrimispora sphenoides DNA includes these proteins:
- a CDS encoding V4R domain-containing protein codes for MIYESKPSQFTWESLGNINEGRKNMGSDVPVLVYRLLQYTLKDILAREYDEETSRRLFKAAGHLAGKELAKNVLDLSGDFDFFIANLTNKLMELKIGILRMERMDMDSLSFTLTVSEDLDCSGLPISGKTVCDYDEGFIAGILEVYSGCKFQVKEIDCWSTGDRTCRFAAESLG; via the coding sequence ATGATTTATGAAAGCAAACCATCTCAGTTCACCTGGGAATCCCTTGGAAACATTAATGAGGGAAGAAAGAATATGGGCTCTGATGTACCGGTGCTTGTTTACCGTCTGCTGCAATACACCTTAAAGGATATCCTGGCCCGTGAATATGACGAGGAGACTTCCCGCCGCCTGTTTAAGGCTGCCGGGCACTTGGCTGGCAAAGAACTGGCAAAAAATGTACTGGATCTTTCGGGTGATTTTGATTTCTTCATCGCCAATTTAACGAATAAGCTGATGGAGCTGAAGATTGGTATCCTGCGTATGGAACGAATGGATATGGATTCCCTGTCATTTACACTGACCGTTTCAGAGGATCTGGATTGTTCCGGCCTTCCCATTTCAGGAAAGACGGTTTGTGATTATGATGAAGGCTTTATAGCGGGGATTCTGGAAGTTTACAGCGGTTGTAAGTTCCAAGTGAAAGAGATTGATTGCTGGTCTACCGGAGACCGAACCTGCCGGTTTGCGGCTGAGAGCCTGGGATAA
- a CDS encoding GGDEF domain-containing protein encodes MNQEDHTMLITIQNLLDNLLTGKQCGFLEAEDSAPEWQKLIGQINQLTHDINEMNHLAIDLSEGRLNGPLPARHNYMSGPLKQLHSRLSVLTQSGKLLKEGYVVSKLECTGELFDMFNGLIDLVADASIRDNGEAAGKIPAPVSSWRYHQILQALDLLHISVLEVDFGGHVVYANRPAKRILRDIEYLTIQQVQGNALLTLIAELGEQDKFPVFREVYDDSNNTWYRIMSNRCMLPNGQVLYLYVIEDVSDWKTREHRLQMTASTDIMTGVYNREAGLKELEKALLFGDVPSCLVFIDIDNLKVINDTYGHDEGDYTIKSIAKVILHSVRSSDVVCRYGGDEFFIIFKNCMENTAEKIISRMHCVLKKLECTASKPYGMSFSHGILSFNTESGYTTSNLLQEVDRRMYACKKSKKKEQI; translated from the coding sequence ATGAACCAGGAAGATCATACGATGCTTATAACAATACAAAATTTATTAGATAACCTGCTGACCGGGAAACAATGCGGCTTTTTGGAGGCAGAGGACTCTGCGCCGGAATGGCAGAAACTTATTGGACAGATCAATCAATTGACTCATGATATCAATGAAATGAACCATCTGGCGATTGACTTATCGGAAGGAAGGCTGAATGGACCGCTTCCTGCCAGGCACAATTATATGTCCGGTCCCCTTAAGCAGCTGCACTCGCGGCTCTCCGTTTTGACCCAGAGCGGGAAACTGCTGAAAGAAGGATATGTGGTCAGCAAGCTTGAGTGTACCGGAGAACTGTTTGATATGTTTAATGGATTGATTGACCTGGTTGCAGACGCATCGATAAGAGATAACGGGGAGGCAGCCGGGAAGATTCCGGCTCCTGTCAGCAGCTGGCGTTATCATCAAATCCTTCAGGCGCTTGATCTCCTCCATATTTCCGTGTTAGAGGTAGATTTTGGCGGACATGTCGTATATGCCAATCGCCCTGCGAAACGGATATTGAGGGATATTGAATATCTGACGATTCAGCAGGTTCAGGGCAATGCCCTGCTGACATTGATCGCAGAGCTCGGAGAGCAGGATAAATTTCCGGTTTTTCGTGAAGTATATGATGACAGCAATAACACATGGTATCGTATTATGTCAAACAGGTGCATGCTGCCCAATGGTCAGGTTCTGTACCTGTATGTTATCGAGGATGTCAGTGATTGGAAAACCAGAGAACACCGCTTGCAGATGACTGCATCGACAGATATCATGACAGGTGTATATAACCGGGAAGCAGGGCTGAAGGAACTGGAAAAGGCCCTGTTATTCGGCGATGTTCCAAGTTGCCTGGTCTTTATTGACATTGACAACTTAAAGGTAATTAATGACACATATGGACACGATGAGGGCGATTATACCATTAAGAGCATTGCGAAGGTGATTTTACACTCTGTTCGCAGTTCGGATGTTGTCTGCCGATATGGCGGCGATGAATTTTTCATCATCTTTAAAAACTGTATGGAGAATACTGCTGAAAAAATCATATCACGTATGCACTGTGTACTGAAAAAGCTGGAGTGCACAGCTTCAAAGCCCTATGGGATGTCGTTCAGCCACGGCATTTTGTCTTTTAACACAGAATCTGGATATACTACGTCAAATCTTTTGCAGGAAGTGGACCGGAGAATGTATGCATGCAAAAAAAGCAAAAAGAAAGAGCAGATTTAA
- a CDS encoding sensor histidine kinase — protein MIYIVIPVVLLYYYFFLLYYRKLFPMQKRRPIQVMLILAIIASSYIFLTPLGIRWLRLTIIMIAMTIGLRFSTGMDLLQAVYGGSFSVLNAYCFRGMLAVISAIIFCGHDLSNIETYYASTVFVLPLVLLFLTILNKTILPDDKVKLFLHSRNQLKYVVTYEITAAANLVVINSGRDLFPCDIFSTDNFLSPYGWWYVKIGLGAYVLTIGMLIYAIYQSVRSTELQEYQWRMEMLEEQYERQVRHYKSYQKYTESFRAFKHDYRSMMVVLKSLIRSNDNEKALLLIDDMFEEMQKKVVVHKKYSDSVVLDAMLQDLTNICEENQILLSSNVFIPRNTGLSTIDAVRIFSNFTNNAVEACQRVPVSDRFIEIVSANEMKWVTLQVVNSYDGKSHVHNGKFLTTKPEKQCHGLGLVIVEQIAEGLGGFVIYEEDFKNKKFLVRVHIPRLSENLTK, from the coding sequence ATGATCTATATTGTTATCCCAGTAGTTCTCCTGTATTATTATTTTTTTCTGCTTTACTACCGTAAGCTTTTTCCTATGCAAAAGAGAAGGCCTATTCAAGTTATGCTTATTCTGGCAATTATTGCTTCATCGTATATCTTCCTAACCCCATTAGGTATACGATGGCTAAGGCTTACGATAATCATGATCGCCATGACCATAGGGCTGCGCTTTTCCACCGGTATGGACTTGCTGCAGGCAGTCTACGGCGGAAGCTTCTCAGTGTTAAACGCTTACTGCTTCCGCGGCATGCTTGCAGTAATCAGCGCGATTATCTTCTGCGGTCACGATCTTTCTAATATAGAGACTTACTATGCAAGTACCGTTTTCGTCCTTCCTTTAGTACTATTATTCCTTACAATCTTAAATAAGACTATTCTCCCCGATGACAAGGTAAAGCTCTTTTTGCATAGCCGCAATCAGCTTAAATATGTCGTCACATATGAAATTACAGCCGCAGCAAATTTGGTTGTCATTAATTCAGGACGTGATTTATTTCCTTGTGATATATTTTCAACCGATAACTTCTTATCTCCTTACGGCTGGTGGTATGTAAAAATAGGCTTAGGAGCTTATGTCCTTACCATTGGCATGCTCATCTACGCCATTTACCAATCGGTCCGGAGCACGGAACTGCAGGAGTACCAATGGAGAATGGAAATGCTGGAGGAGCAGTATGAACGGCAGGTGCGGCATTACAAATCATATCAGAAATACACGGAAAGCTTCCGGGCTTTCAAGCATGACTACCGATCCATGATGGTAGTATTAAAATCATTGATCCGGTCAAATGATAATGAAAAGGCTCTTCTTCTGATTGATGACATGTTTGAAGAGATGCAGAAAAAAGTGGTTGTCCATAAAAAATATTCCGACAGCGTTGTTCTGGACGCCATGCTTCAGGATCTTACCAATATTTGTGAAGAGAATCAAATTCTTCTTTCATCAAACGTTTTTATTCCCCGTAACACGGGATTGTCGACAATTGATGCAGTCCGTATTTTTTCGAATTTTACCAACAATGCAGTGGAAGCATGCCAAAGGGTCCCGGTTTCAGATCGGTTTATAGAAATTGTCAGTGCTAACGAAATGAAGTGGGTCACGCTTCAGGTGGTCAATTCCTATGACGGCAAATCACACGTACATAACGGAAAATTCCTTACAACCAAACCAGAAAAGCAATGTCACGGACTAGGGCTGGTAATCGTGGAACAAATTGCAGAAGGTTTAGGTGGATTTGTAATATATGAAGAGGATTTTAAAAACAAGAAATTCCTGGTCAGGGTCCATATTCCCAGGTTAAGCGAAAACCTGACAAAATGA
- a CDS encoding LytR/AlgR family response regulator transcription factor, with protein MLKIALCDDNRCSINQYAELISQIAEKHQIKIQLSSYLSGESLLFHFSEAPEQTDIIFLDVMMGKTDGLETARKLRDCDCKAQIVFLTSYEDYVYEAFDVNALQYLLKDNTSSEKFEEVFLKAAELASKKEDELFTFEFDGKTSAVPIHQISYFEIWQRIVTVHYSEGKTAKFYGSMERIEKRLSGKDFVRSHRSYLIHLPYIVTFRQQIVQLKTGETVPVGVTYVQSLKKAFSDYISRFHIYASKNLS; from the coding sequence ATGCTGAAAATAGCATTATGCGATGACAACCGGTGTTCGATTAATCAATACGCGGAGTTAATTTCCCAAATTGCGGAGAAGCATCAGATAAAGATCCAGCTTTCCAGTTATCTTAGCGGAGAATCCTTGCTTTTTCATTTTTCCGAAGCCCCTGAACAAACAGATATTATATTTTTAGATGTCATGATGGGCAAAACAGATGGGTTGGAGACGGCCCGTAAACTGCGGGATTGCGACTGCAAAGCTCAAATCGTCTTTTTAACCAGTTATGAAGATTATGTTTATGAAGCATTTGATGTAAATGCTCTCCAATATCTTTTAAAAGATAATACAAGTTCAGAAAAGTTTGAGGAAGTTTTCCTGAAAGCAGCAGAGCTTGCCTCAAAAAAGGAGGATGAATTATTTACTTTTGAATTTGACGGCAAGACAAGCGCGGTCCCGATCCATCAAATATCTTATTTTGAAATTTGGCAAAGAATTGTAACGGTACATTACAGCGAAGGAAAAACTGCGAAATTCTATGGCAGCATGGAACGCATAGAAAAAAGGCTTTCCGGAAAAGACTTTGTACGGTCACACCGTTCTTACCTGATTCACCTGCCCTATATCGTGACATTCAGGCAGCAGATCGTCCAGTTAAAAACCGGAGAAACAGTTCCAGTAGGAGTCACTTACGTTCAATCCCTGAAAAAGGCATTTTCTGATTATATTTCACGTTTTCATATTTATGCTTCCAAAAATTTATCTTAG
- a CDS encoding flavodoxin family protein, whose protein sequence is MKITVIYATQRKSKSSTYNIAQRFIRNLSGTDSVKEFFLPKDMPNFCIGCWNCFTNYRKCPDYGYLKPILESMLEADLLIFTAPVYVYHVPGQMKAFLDHFGYQWMAHQPRKEMFHKQVLLISTAAGAGTRSALRDLKDSMTFWGISHIYTFGRNVYGSDWDTVAGKRKAKLQKEIDRLSDIIKRKNKPVTSSLKVKTLFYAMRFMHKQFHFNPADVNYWESMGWLDKKRPW, encoded by the coding sequence ATGAAGATTACCGTGATTTATGCAACGCAGAGAAAGTCAAAATCCAGTACTTACAACATTGCACAGAGATTTATTCGGAATCTTTCAGGAACAGACTCCGTAAAGGAATTTTTTCTCCCAAAAGATATGCCAAATTTTTGCATTGGGTGTTGGAACTGCTTTACCAATTATAGGAAATGTCCGGATTATGGTTATCTGAAGCCGATTTTAGAGTCTATGCTTGAAGCTGACTTACTGATTTTTACAGCACCAGTTTACGTCTATCATGTTCCGGGGCAGATGAAGGCGTTTCTTGACCATTTTGGATACCAATGGATGGCCCATCAGCCGAGAAAGGAAATGTTTCATAAGCAGGTTCTTCTCATTTCCACGGCTGCGGGTGCAGGTACCAGGTCTGCGCTTCGGGATTTAAAGGATAGCATGACCTTTTGGGGCATTTCGCATATTTATACATTTGGAAGGAATGTCTATGGAAGCGATTGGGATACTGTGGCCGGCAAAAGGAAGGCAAAGCTGCAAAAGGAAATTGACAGGCTTTCGGATATAATCAAGAGAAAAAATAAACCTGTAACATCTTCTTTAAAGGTTAAAACTCTATTTTATGCCATGAGGTTTATGCACAAACAGTTTCATTTTAACCCGGCGGATGTGAATTACTGGGAATCCATGGGGTGGTTAGATAAAAAGAGGCCATGGTGA
- a CDS encoding rhodanese-like domain-containing protein has product MSIFNFFYNHSDFASGIEQANNTSNAVLLDVRTVQEYANGHVPGSVNMPLDRLESIKFNKNNPVFVYCRSGSRSRQACRYLRTYGYSVTDIGGIADYRGKLEKGV; this is encoded by the coding sequence ATGAGCATATTTAACTTTTTTTATAATCATTCGGATTTTGCTTCAGGAATTGAGCAGGCAAACAACACGTCCAATGCAGTATTGCTTGATGTACGTACGGTACAGGAATATGCCAATGGCCATGTTCCCGGCAGTGTTAATATGCCGCTGGATCGTTTGGAATCCATTAAGTTTAACAAAAACAATCCGGTATTTGTTTATTGCCGTAGCGGATCCCGTAGCAGACAGGCTTGCCGTTACCTGCGGACCTATGGTTATTCTGTCACAGATATAGGCGGAATCGCGGATTACCGCGGCAAACTGGAAAAGGGAGTATAA
- a CDS encoding GntR family transcriptional regulator, with the protein MEVEVGKGDQRSDIYNQLRMQILNLDIRPGERLSENILSSQMNAGRTMVRDALSRLVEEGYIVVYPQRGTEVTLLDSERIRQAVFSHNVLEQAIIEEICRQGLTKSQLEQLEEVLSYQKFEVDKENPIDFLIVEQQLHYLLSTFCGHEYVWEVFRTMDCDLLRLNYLQYTTFNYKTDMSSLTSLEHVQVEGRLLLDNLKRRDAEAACLICANHFNSVLWNAGTLRGIYPQFFSGQA; encoded by the coding sequence ATGGAAGTGGAAGTAGGAAAAGGTGACCAGAGAAGCGACATCTATAATCAGCTGCGCATGCAGATATTGAATCTGGATATTCGGCCAGGTGAACGCCTGAGTGAAAATATTCTTTCCAGTCAGATGAATGCCGGCCGGACGATGGTGAGAGATGCACTTTCCCGTCTGGTAGAGGAAGGATATATCGTCGTTTATCCTCAGAGAGGAACTGAGGTCACGCTGCTTGACAGCGAACGAATCAGGCAGGCCGTTTTTTCTCATAATGTGCTGGAACAGGCAATCATTGAGGAGATCTGCCGCCAGGGTCTAACAAAATCTCAGCTTGAACAGCTGGAAGAGGTCCTTAGCTATCAGAAATTCGAGGTTGATAAAGAAAATCCCATTGATTTTCTGATTGTGGAGCAGCAGCTTCATTATCTGCTTTCTACCTTTTGCGGCCATGAGTATGTCTGGGAGGTTTTTAGGACTATGGATTGTGATTTGCTGCGTTTGAATTATCTTCAGTATACAACATTTAACTATAAGACAGACATGTCTTCCCTGACGAGCCTTGAGCATGTCCAGGTGGAAGGACGTCTTTTGCTTGATAATCTAAAGCGCCGGGATGCAGAAGCTGCATGCCTGATCTGCGCCAATCACTTTAATTCGGTTCTTTGGAATGCGGGAACGCTTCGGGGAATCTATCCGCAGTTCTTTTCCGGACAGGCGTAA
- a CDS encoding citrate transporter, protein MEYIIGIILLISFFGLAYYCIKGHNLMIGFLLITLLWTILPIGGTFFASESFLASNPILQFGKDNTLIAALNKIYQSAPEGWGTTLVNVCWGAWFGRVLMDTGIASTLIRKTVELGGDKPFVTVALLNIVTALIFTAMTGAGPVIAIGVIVLPILMSLGIPKSVALFTFMGSVASGIYLNPVNFAQCRAFFIKPEEMPEFTLGWYASHWGYAALVIMLVATTVLAAFYLKRAKTVHAWAAQTRSTASEQKNAPFYTLLLPVVPVVLKIWLDFSVIGGFVIAGFLALFLCGRMNGTFKENCQLVNKLFYDGVVDTAPLVGFLLTLPMFNQVAAYASPYFKVILGNVMPKSEIVVCIVFAVLLCMGLFRGPMTLVGCGAATLGVLSNVASFSVPFLYAVFAIPTITVNIGSCITQSWVAWGLAYTKVESKDFLKLSIPNAYLTGVLQYVATFIMLGGLGAAWFLS, encoded by the coding sequence TTGGAGTACATTATTGGAATCATTTTATTAATTTCGTTCTTTGGCCTGGCGTATTACTGCATCAAGGGTCATAACCTGATGATCGGCTTCCTGCTGATTACGCTTCTTTGGACTATCCTTCCAATTGGAGGAACATTTTTTGCAAGTGAGTCATTCCTGGCGTCTAATCCAATCCTGCAGTTTGGAAAAGACAACACACTGATCGCTGCCTTAAACAAGATTTACCAGTCAGCCCCTGAAGGTTGGGGAACCACTCTGGTAAACGTTTGCTGGGGTGCCTGGTTTGGCCGCGTGCTTATGGATACCGGAATTGCTTCCACTCTGATCCGTAAGACCGTTGAATTAGGCGGAGATAAGCCATTTGTTACAGTGGCTCTGCTAAACATTGTTACGGCTTTGATCTTCACTGCCATGACAGGAGCTGGCCCGGTTATCGCAATCGGCGTTATCGTGCTTCCAATTCTTATGTCTTTGGGAATTCCCAAGTCTGTTGCACTGTTTACTTTTATGGGTTCCGTTGCATCAGGTATTTACTTAAACCCGGTAAACTTTGCACAGTGCCGTGCATTCTTTATTAAACCAGAAGAGATGCCGGAGTTTACCCTTGGCTGGTATGCATCACACTGGGGTTATGCTGCCCTGGTTATCATGCTGGTTGCAACAACAGTGCTGGCAGCATTCTATTTAAAGCGTGCAAAAACCGTACATGCATGGGCTGCTCAGACCCGCAGTACAGCATCTGAACAGAAGAATGCTCCTTTCTACACACTGCTTCTTCCTGTTGTACCTGTTGTTCTTAAGATCTGGCTGGATTTCTCCGTAATCGGCGGCTTTGTAATCGCAGGTTTCCTGGCTCTGTTCCTTTGCGGAAGAATGAATGGAACGTTCAAAGAGAACTGCCAGCTTGTTAACAAGCTGTTCTATGATGGTGTGGTTGATACCGCTCCACTAGTAGGATTCCTTCTTACTCTGCCTATGTTTAACCAGGTAGCAGCTTATGCTTCTCCTTATTTCAAGGTGATTTTAGGCAACGTAATGCCAAAGAGCGAGATCGTAGTCTGTATCGTATTTGCTGTTCTGCTTTGCATGGGATTGTTCCGTGGACCGATGACTCTGGTTGGCTGTGGAGCCGCAACCCTTGGCGTGTTATCCAATGTTGCTTCCTTCTCTGTACCGTTCTTATATGCGGTATTCGCTATTCCGACAATTACAGTAAATATCGGAAGCTGTATCACCCAGTCATGGGTTGCATGGGGACTTGCTTATACAAAGGTTGAATCAAAAGATTTCCTAAAGCTATCCATCCCCAATGCATATCTTACCGGTGTGCTGCAGTATGTCGCAACCTTTATTATGCTAGGCGGACTTGGCGCCGCATGGTTCCTTTCATAG
- a CDS encoding hydantoinase/oxoprolinase family protein has protein sequence MAERIHRPVRMGIDVGGTYTKCVAMDNDTHDIIGKNEVKTTHDHKDGVAAGVVQSFKNCMNENNISPEDVVFVAHSTTQATNAFIEGDVASVGVVGVAGGGLEGFLAKRQLALKDIMLDEKVGRMIKVYNTFIKKKMLTEDIINKNIDDLLAQGSQVMVASMAFGVDSMGEEQMIHDCAKKKNEPVTMASDITKLYGLTRRTRTAAINASILPKMMMTANATETSVKSAGVNVPLMIMRGDGGVMEIGEMRKRPILTALSGPAASVMGSLMYLRASNAIYFEVGGTTTNIGVIKNGRPGVDYAKIGGHDTYINSLDVRILGCAGGSMVRVNDKCVVDVGPRSAHIAGCEYACFMPEEEIVDPQIEMVSPKPGDPGDYVTLRLKNGKRICFTNTDAANVLGLIDEKYFAHGNANSARKAMQPVADKLGITVEELATQILDKDFEKINACINSLAEKYKLDHDSMKLVGCGGGAASLVPYCAGKMGLQYSIPENAEVISSIGVALSMVRDVVERVIPNPTQEDIRELKKEAADLAVSSGASPDSVEIHIEIDSQTGKVTAIATGSTEVKTTDLLKACEEPEACELALQDFGPKICNVELAEMTDKFYVYKGEKDGKTPLRIVDSKGFIKVQCSDGVVEKCKAKDYEEVVEKLWKENAVFKTDTVLRPDFFVCFGPRVCDYSAVDLEQVMLLMNLDLGDREPEEDVMIIASVQEI, from the coding sequence ATGGCAGAACGAATACACAGACCGGTTCGTATGGGAATTGACGTAGGCGGTACCTATACCAAATGCGTTGCAATGGATAACGATACCCATGATATTATCGGAAAAAACGAAGTAAAAACGACACATGACCATAAAGACGGCGTTGCTGCCGGTGTTGTGCAGAGCTTTAAGAACTGCATGAACGAAAATAATATTTCTCCGGAAGATGTGGTTTTCGTGGCTCACTCCACCACCCAGGCTACCAATGCCTTTATTGAGGGCGATGTGGCAAGCGTTGGAGTCGTAGGAGTAGCAGGGGGTGGTCTTGAGGGCTTTCTGGCAAAGCGCCAGTTGGCTTTAAAAGACATTATGCTGGATGAAAAAGTCGGCCGTATGATCAAGGTGTATAATACCTTTATTAAGAAAAAAATGCTGACAGAAGATATCATCAATAAGAACATAGATGATCTGCTTGCCCAAGGCTCTCAGGTAATGGTGGCATCCATGGCTTTTGGAGTGGACAGTATGGGGGAAGAGCAGATGATCCATGACTGCGCAAAGAAGAAAAATGAGCCTGTAACAATGGCTTCCGATATTACAAAACTTTACGGACTTACCCGCCGTACCCGTACGGCAGCAATCAATGCTTCCATTCTTCCGAAGATGATGATGACTGCAAATGCAACAGAAACCTCAGTAAAATCTGCAGGCGTCAACGTGCCCTTAATGATTATGAGAGGTGACGGCGGTGTTATGGAGATCGGCGAAATGAGAAAGCGTCCGATCTTAACGGCACTTTCCGGTCCGGCAGCATCAGTTATGGGCTCCCTCATGTATCTTCGCGCTTCCAATGCCATCTATTTTGAGGTTGGAGGTACTACCACTAACATCGGCGTGATTAAGAACGGCCGTCCTGGTGTGGATTATGCCAAAATCGGCGGTCACGACACCTATATCAACTCTCTGGATGTAAGGATCTTAGGCTGCGCAGGCGGTTCCATGGTCCGTGTCAATGATAAATGCGTGGTAGACGTAGGCCCCCGTTCCGCTCATATCGCCGGCTGTGAATATGCCTGCTTTATGCCGGAAGAAGAGATCGTTGATCCACAGATCGAAATGGTCAGTCCAAAGCCAGGAGATCCGGGCGACTATGTGACCCTGCGGTTAAAGAATGGAAAACGCATCTGCTTTACCAATACGGATGCTGCAAATGTCCTGGGACTTATTGATGAAAAATACTTTGCCCACGGCAATGCAAATTCCGCCAGAAAAGCTATGCAGCCTGTTGCTGATAAGCTTGGCATAACAGTAGAAGAACTGGCTACCCAGATTCTGGATAAGGACTTTGAAAAGATCAACGCCTGCATCAACTCTCTGGCTGAAAAGTACAAACTGGATCATGACAGCATGAAACTGGTTGGCTGCGGCGGCGGTGCTGCTTCCCTGGTTCCTTACTGCGCCGGCAAGATGGGACTGCAGTACAGCATCCCGGAAAATGCGGAAGTAATTTCTTCCATTGGCGTGGCACTGTCCATGGTTCGTGACGTGGTTGAGCGAGTCATACCAAACCCAACACAGGAAGACATCCGTGAGCTGAAAAAAGAGGCGGCAGATCTGGCAGTCAGTTCAGGCGCTTCTCCTGATTCAGTAGAAATCCATATAGAGATCGACAGCCAGACAGGAAAGGTGACGGCCATAGCCACAGGATCCACAGAGGTAAAGACTACAGATCTCTTAAAGGCCTGCGAGGAGCCAGAGGCTTGCGAGCTTGCATTACAGGATTTCGGTCCCAAGATTTGCAATGTGGAATTGGCTGAGATGACAGACAAGTTTTATGTTTATAAAGGAGAGAAAGACGGTAAAACGCCTCTTCGTATTGTAGACAGCAAGGGATTCATTAAAGTGCAGTGTTCCGACGGTGTTGTAGAGAAATGCAAGGCAAAGGATTACGAAGAGGTTGTAGAAAAGCTTTGGAAGGAAAATGCCGTGTTTAAGACGGATACCGTGCTGCGTCCGGATTTCTTTGTATGTTTCGGCCCCAGGGTATGCGACTACAGTGCAGTAGACTTGGAGCAGGTTATGCTTCTTATGAATCTGGACTTAGGTGACCGGGAGCCAGAGGAAGATGTTATGATCATAGCTTCCGTACAGGAGATTTAA
- the yiaK gene encoding 3-dehydro-L-gulonate 2-dehydrogenase, producing MSLKIPFETVKETIKKALLNAGLTMEQAEACATIHAQSSADGVESHGLNRVPRFVEYVQKGWVDPKGQPELLGARGAVENYDGHLGIGITNAMFCADRAMELAKEHGIGCVALRNTTHWMRGGTYAWRMAEAGFMGMSWINTESCMPLWGSDEPGVGNNPFCIAIPREDGPIVLDMAMSQYAYGKLGVYRLADKKLPFPGGFDKDGNLTDDPGAIEESRRILPTGYWKGSGMAIALDLAAALMANGNSGFDMDEEGRGSCTGCCQIFIAYDPYLFGTKEEIQEMLNRRVAAADASHPEREGGQVTCPGERTITTRERSMKDGVSVDETVWAQVVAISEGNLDTKDIASK from the coding sequence ATGAGTTTAAAAATTCCATTTGAGACAGTAAAAGAAACAATAAAAAAAGCGTTGTTAAATGCAGGGCTTACCATGGAACAGGCTGAGGCCTGCGCAACTATCCATGCCCAGTCCAGTGCCGATGGAGTAGAGAGCCATGGACTAAACCGTGTTCCGCGTTTTGTAGAATATGTGCAGAAGGGCTGGGTGGATCCAAAGGGTCAGCCGGAGCTTTTAGGGGCCAGGGGAGCCGTTGAAAATTACGACGGACATTTAGGAATCGGTATTACAAATGCAATGTTTTGTGCAGACCGGGCCATGGAGCTTGCCAAGGAACATGGGATCGGATGCGTTGCACTGAGAAATACGACTCACTGGATGCGTGGCGGCACCTATGCCTGGAGAATGGCGGAAGCAGGTTTCATGGGCATGAGCTGGATCAATACGGAAAGCTGTATGCCTCTGTGGGGCAGCGATGAGCCGGGTGTCGGAAATAACCCATTCTGCATTGCCATTCCAAGAGAGGATGGTCCGATTGTTCTTGATATGGCGATGAGCCAGTATGCTTATGGAAAGCTTGGAGTTTACCGTCTGGCGGACAAAAAGCTTCCATTCCCCGGAGGCTTTGATAAAGACGGAAACTTGACGGATGATCCGGGAGCCATCGAGGAGAGCAGAAGGATCCTTCCCACCGGATACTGGAAGGGAAGCGGCATGGCAATTGCGTTAGATTTGGCAGCTGCTCTTATGGCAAATGGAAACAGCGGTTTTGATATGGATGAGGAAGGAAGAGGAAGCTGCACTGGCTGCTGTCAGATTTTTATTGCTTATGATCCATATCTCTTCGGAACAAAGGAAGAAATCCAGGAAATGCTTAACCGGCGTGTTGCTGCAGCGGATGCAAGCCATCCGGAGCGGGAAGGTGGCCAGGTTACCTGTCCGGGAGAACGTACCATTACTACCAGGGAACGCAGCATGAAGGATGGCGTATCCGTGGATGAGACTGTCTGGGCCCAGGTGGTTGCCATTTCAGAAGGCAATCTGGATACAAAGGATATTGCAAGCAAATAA
- a CDS encoding YhcH/YjgK/YiaL family protein, producing MLFSNISVAETYDYLEDKFRAAYEWLRETDIRSLPAGSYQVMGDIVVANVQEYTTFPAEQGSFETHEKYFDIQYMVSGREQFGICKRDGLKVKERIEENDVIFYEEPEFSGSVLLEEGDLIIVAPEDAHKPRCAAGMPCDVKKVVVKIAL from the coding sequence ATGCTTTTTTCTAATATTTCAGTTGCAGAAACATACGATTATCTGGAAGATAAATTCCGGGCAGCCTATGAGTGGCTGAGAGAAACGGATATCCGTTCTTTACCGGCAGGAAGCTATCAGGTCATGGGAGACATCGTGGTGGCTAATGTACAGGAATACACCACATTTCCTGCAGAGCAGGGATCCTTTGAGACCCATGAGAAATATTTTGATATTCAGTACATGGTTTCCGGAAGGGAACAGTTCGGCATCTGCAAAAGAGACGGCTTAAAGGTGAAAGAACGGATCGAGGAAAACGATGTGATTTTCTATGAAGAACCAGAGTTTAGCGGAAGCGTTCTGCTGGAAGAAGGAGATTTAATCATTGTGGCCCCTGAAGATGCCCATAAGCCCCGCTGCGCGGCAGGAATGCCCTGTGATGTAAAGAAGGTCGTAGTAAAGATCGCTCTTTAA